One Bubalus bubalis isolate 160015118507 breed Murrah chromosome 10, NDDB_SH_1, whole genome shotgun sequence genomic window carries:
- the LOC123327673 gene encoding small ubiquitin-related modifier 2 gives MADEKPKEGVKTENNDHINLKVAGQDGSVVQFKIKRHTPLSKLMKAYCERQGLSMRQIRFRFDGQPINETDTPAQLEMEDEDTINVFQQQTGGVY, from the coding sequence ATGGCGGACGAAAAGCCCAAGGAAGGAGTCAAGACTGAGAACAACGATCATATTAATTTGAAGGTGGCGGGGCAGGATGGTTCTGTGGTGCAGTTTAAGATTAAGAGGCATACACCACTTAGTAAACTAATGAAAGCCTATTGTGAACGACAGGGTTTGTCAATGAGGCAGATCAGATTCCGATTTGACGGGCAGCCAATCAATGAAACAGACACACCTGCACAGTTGGAGATGGAAGATGAAGATACAATTAATGTATTCCAGCAGCAGACAGGAGGTGTCTACTAA